The proteins below are encoded in one region of Buttiauxella gaviniae:
- a CDS encoding DUF2754 family protein: MSAKTLSSKMRRDWHYYAVAIGLIFILNGVIGLLGFKTEGWQNYAVGLVTWVICFWLAGFIIRRRPEPEAPEAAKE, from the coding sequence ATGTCTGCGAAAACATTGTCTTCAAAAATGCGCCGTGACTGGCACTATTACGCCGTAGCGATCGGTTTGATCTTTATTTTGAATGGTGTGATTGGCTTGTTGGGTTTTAAAACGGAAGGGTGGCAGAATTATGCTGTCGGCCTGGTGACGTGGGTGATTTGCTTCTGGCTGGCGGGTTTTATCATTCGCCGCCGCCCGGAACCTGAAGCCCCAGAGGCGGCGAAAGAGTAG